In Treponema denticola, one genomic interval encodes:
- a CDS encoding UDP-N-acetylmuramoyl-tripeptide--D-alanyl-D-alanine ligase, which produces MDKENCKTNLEYSLMTLEELLTSIGARLVYKSDTSKAFSSVAIDSRNGKNNSLFIPLRGEKQDGHSYIESALKKGAKFFVVDFDHLNENETTLLSLCKNYAASCVAVKNNLKALQDAARYYLSKFPNLYKIGITGSSGKTTTKEILASIYSQKYNTVSTKGNLNSETGLPLSVFEVRPEHEAGIFELGMNRKGEIAEIASVLLPNAAIITNIGTAHIGILGTKQAIAEEKKEIFSFFKDDSLGFIPDCEFTDFLKDIPHGSVFTVSDNDSSLVQNVEDAGVSGSKIFYKGEKILFPLPGVYNVKNALLCIALAEKKGFSAKEIKSGLEAVQPLFGRSQVLHGFVTYFLDCYNANPDSMESAIRFCNSLDTGSKKHYVLASMLELGKESDYEHKKIIEEALKSNADNLYLFGDDICFACEGIKFDGPKKIYKFKTNEFDVLKERLKENLSQGDFVLLKGSRSMELERLESILKEGDS; this is translated from the coding sequence ATGGATAAAGAAAACTGCAAGACAAATTTAGAATATTCTCTTATGACTCTTGAGGAATTGCTTACAAGTATCGGTGCAAGGCTTGTTTATAAATCCGATACCTCTAAGGCTTTTTCATCAGTAGCTATAGACAGCCGTAATGGAAAAAATAATTCTCTTTTTATTCCTCTGCGCGGTGAAAAGCAGGATGGTCATAGCTATATAGAATCTGCTTTAAAGAAGGGAGCTAAATTTTTTGTTGTTGACTTTGATCATCTTAATGAAAATGAAACTACATTATTGTCATTGTGTAAAAACTATGCTGCTTCATGCGTTGCCGTAAAAAATAACTTAAAGGCTTTGCAGGATGCTGCAAGATATTATTTGTCGAAATTTCCCAATCTTTATAAAATAGGTATTACGGGGTCAAGCGGGAAAACAACTACAAAAGAAATTTTAGCTTCAATATATTCTCAAAAATATAATACCGTATCGACAAAGGGGAATTTAAATTCCGAAACGGGTTTGCCTCTTTCCGTTTTTGAAGTACGGCCCGAACATGAAGCCGGAATATTTGAGCTCGGCATGAACCGTAAGGGGGAAATAGCCGAAATAGCAAGCGTTCTTTTACCAAACGCCGCTATAATTACAAATATAGGAACTGCCCATATCGGAATTCTCGGCACAAAGCAGGCAATTGCTGAGGAAAAAAAAGAAATTTTTTCTTTTTTTAAAGATGATTCTTTAGGCTTTATTCCTGACTGTGAGTTTACGGATTTCTTAAAAGATATTCCTCATGGTTCTGTTTTTACGGTTTCAGATAATGATTCTTCATTGGTGCAAAATGTTGAAGATGCCGGTGTATCAGGTTCTAAAATTTTTTATAAAGGAGAAAAAATTTTATTTCCATTACCGGGAGTATATAATGTAAAAAATGCTCTTTTATGTATAGCCTTGGCGGAGAAGAAAGGTTTTTCGGCTAAGGAAATTAAATCAGGTTTAGAAGCCGTGCAGCCTCTGTTTGGTAGATCGCAGGTTTTGCACGGCTTTGTAACCTATTTTTTGGATTGTTATAATGCAAATCCCGACTCGATGGAAAGCGCAATCAGGTTTTGTAATTCTTTAGACACAGGATCTAAAAAACATTATGTTTTGGCATCTATGCTTGAGCTTGGAAAAGAGTCTGACTATGAGCATAAAAAAATAATTGAAGAAGCATTAAAATCCAATGCAGATAATTTATATCTTTTTGGAGATGATATTTGCTTCGCTTGTGAAGGTATAAAATTTGATGGTCCTAAAAAAATATATAAGTTTAAAACAAATGAATTCGATGTATTAAAAGAACGGCTTAAAGAAAATTTATCTCAGGGTGATTTTGTTTTATTAAAAGGTTCAAGGTCAATGGAGCTTGAAAGGTTGGAGTCTATTTTAAAGGAAGGGGATAGTTAA
- a CDS encoding cell division protein FtsL: MKKLCAIVLTLLIPLFLFAVVLQSSRYAAVERELADYNKEQARIVEENKKKISGISILSKPERIEKIAVEELKMRKALSSEILRVSISKENKDG; encoded by the coding sequence ATGAAAAAACTATGTGCTATTGTTTTAACCTTACTTATACCTCTTTTTTTGTTTGCCGTAGTATTACAGTCTTCAAGATACGCGGCTGTGGAAAGGGAATTGGCGGATTATAATAAGGAACAGGCTAGAATTGTAGAAGAAAATAAAAAGAAAATTTCCGGTATTTCAATTTTGTCAAAACCGGAGCGTATCGAAAAAATCGCTGTTGAAGAGCTAAAAATGAGAAAGGCTTTGTCGAGTGAGATTTTGCGGGTTTCAATTTCAAAGGAGAATAAAGATGGATAA
- the rsmH gene encoding 16S rRNA (cytosine(1402)-N(4))-methyltransferase RsmH, with protein sequence MQPVHTSVLLEECLEFLKPDASDNLFVDGTLGEGGHTEAFLKRYPQLNAIGLDADVSIQERAKERLKPFGERIRFHLGWSDEFFKNYPKDSAPPNLILLDLGISMFHYEKSGRGFSFSSDEPLDMRLNPELRLSAADIINSYNEKDLADLIFNYGEERYSRKIASRIVEQRAAAAFSNAKELADCIYKAVPQNYRHGKIHPATKTFQALRIAVNGELDRLPRLLEAAFSVLAPNGRLGVITFHSLEDRIVKFYFKELGKSCTCPENMPICKCGGRPKAEVLTKKAVKASDEEIRLNPPSRSAHLRVVRKIDYRELQK encoded by the coding sequence ATGCAGCCAGTCCATACATCGGTCTTGCTTGAAGAATGTCTCGAATTCTTAAAACCCGATGCTTCCGATAATCTTTTTGTAGACGGAACATTGGGAGAAGGCGGACATACTGAAGCTTTTTTAAAAAGATATCCTCAACTGAATGCGATAGGCCTTGATGCCGATGTTTCTATTCAAGAACGGGCAAAAGAAAGGCTAAAACCCTTCGGTGAACGCATCCGATTTCACTTAGGCTGGTCCGATGAGTTTTTTAAAAACTATCCTAAAGATTCTGCTCCTCCGAATTTAATTCTTTTGGATTTAGGTATATCCATGTTTCACTATGAAAAATCGGGAAGGGGGTTTTCTTTTTCTTCTGACGAACCATTGGATATGAGGTTGAATCCTGAGCTTAGGCTGAGTGCCGCAGATATTATCAATTCTTATAATGAAAAAGATTTGGCGGATTTAATTTTTAATTATGGTGAAGAGCGTTATTCAAGAAAGATAGCTTCCCGTATAGTTGAGCAAAGAGCTGCGGCCGCTTTTAGTAATGCAAAAGAATTGGCCGATTGTATTTACAAGGCTGTTCCTCAAAATTATAGGCATGGAAAAATTCATCCTGCTACAAAAACTTTCCAAGCTCTTAGAATTGCCGTCAATGGAGAGTTAGATAGGCTCCCCCGTCTTTTGGAGGCTGCTTTTTCGGTTTTGGCTCCTAACGGACGGCTTGGAGTTATTACCTTTCATTCTCTTGAAGATAGAATTGTAAAGTTCTATTTTAAAGAATTAGGGAAAAGCTGTACCTGTCCCGAAAATATGCCGATATGTAAGTGCGGGGGCAGACCTAAAGCTGAAGTTTTAACAAAAAAAGCCGTTAAGGCTTCTGATGAGGAAATAAGGCTTAATCCGCCTTCAAGAAGTGCCCATCTTAGGGTTGTACGCAAAATTGATTATCGGGAGTTACAAAAATGA
- a CDS encoding cell division protein FtsQ/DivIB, with translation MADILYTWKKEEYSGSNITEEKRTRTYKAANIKSIIIKFFIITFILFLIGEAVFYAIILPYNSIASVKISGCYDLTSVEVKKLAGIDGNTRWFNINSGEISKRLVSYPAIASATVEKIFPDKVLIKILERKAVAVSFIELDGRMIPMEIDSYGVIFRIGSPIIKSNLPIITGLTFKNPREGMQINEKLSQLFIQLDVLQKKHPVLLNEISEIKIQPKKYGGYDLVIYPLRSRLSIITNKSLTEESLRYMMLIIDVVKDISLDKGIIGIDLRGANAVYIKREAKDE, from the coding sequence ATGGCTGATATTTTATATACATGGAAAAAAGAAGAATACTCAGGTTCTAATATTACCGAAGAAAAAAGAACTCGCACATATAAGGCGGCAAATATAAAATCAATTATAATTAAATTTTTTATTATAACTTTTATTTTGTTTTTAATAGGTGAAGCCGTTTTTTATGCAATTATTTTACCGTATAATTCGATAGCATCAGTTAAGATTTCCGGTTGTTATGATTTAACTTCGGTGGAAGTAAAAAAGCTTGCAGGTATAGATGGTAATACAAGATGGTTTAATATAAATTCCGGAGAAATTTCTAAAAGATTAGTATCCTATCCGGCTATTGCTTCAGCTACAGTTGAAAAAATATTTCCGGATAAAGTTTTAATAAAGATACTTGAAAGAAAGGCTGTTGCAGTTTCTTTTATAGAGCTTGACGGTAGAATGATTCCTATGGAGATTGATAGTTATGGAGTAATTTTTCGAATAGGCTCTCCTATAATTAAATCAAACTTACCCATTATCACAGGGCTTACTTTTAAAAATCCTCGTGAAGGTATGCAAATTAATGAAAAGCTGTCTCAATTATTTATTCAGTTGGATGTTTTACAAAAAAAACACCCTGTTTTATTAAACGAGATTTCTGAGATAAAAATCCAGCCTAAAAAATACGGCGGTTATGATTTGGTTATTTATCCTTTAAGAAGCAGGCTTTCGATAATAACTAATAAGTCTTTAACAGAAGAATCTTTACGGTATATGATGCTTATCATTGATGTAGTTAAAGATATCAGTTTGGATAAGGGTATTATTGGAATCGATTTACGTGGTGCTAATGCCGTTTATATAAAAAGAGAGGCTAAAGATGAATAA
- the mraZ gene encoding division/cell wall cluster transcriptional repressor MraZ, which produces MTGEYKNTLDEKGRIMFPAKIRAELPDSNLVITRGVGNCLWIFTADKWKKFSDEIMKKTSLFKAQSLLVVRRLIAPAQEIEVDKNGRISIPQSLRECAGLEKDCIILGLGKCFELWDLKQYEKYLKESEPDFSEAAEALGEIGF; this is translated from the coding sequence ATGACCGGAGAATATAAGAATACTCTTGATGAAAAAGGAAGAATTATGTTTCCGGCTAAAATTCGTGCAGAATTACCCGACTCAAATTTGGTTATTACAAGAGGTGTAGGTAACTGTCTTTGGATTTTTACTGCGGATAAATGGAAAAAGTTTTCTGATGAGATCATGAAGAAAACTTCCCTATTTAAAGCTCAATCTTTGTTGGTTGTGAGGCGCTTAATTGCCCCGGCACAAGAAATTGAGGTTGATAAAAACGGCCGTATATCTATTCCCCAGAGCCTCCGCGAGTGTGCAGGGCTCGAAAAAGACTGCATTATTTTAGGTCTCGGTAAATGTTTTGAATTGTGGGACCTAAAACAATATGAAAAATATTTAAAGGAGAGTGAGCCGGATTTTTCTGAAGCTGCCGAAGCTTTGGGCGAAATAGGTTTTTAG
- the ftsA gene encoding cell division protein FtsA: MNNDIIVGLDIGTKNIRVVVAEKNEESHLQVVGIGISASTGMRKGVVTNIESTVQGINKAVEAAEVMSGIDISHCVIGLGGVHIEGLNSRGVFPIRDKGKNNREIDRSDIEAVINSAKAVVIPMDRQIIHVIPQSYTVDKQRGIKDPINMIGVRLEAEVHVITGAVTSIKNIPNCVTRANLNIDGLMHNGLADVRSVMTKDEQDLGSILIDIGAGTTDIVVMQNGGPIMTASLPVGGMQVTNDLAVVKNIPFDTAEKIKISSGCCWSPFVEHDEQVLLPAFGGRGPEEIYRMEICEILQARMAEIFVMVKNKVDTLTQGIHLGGSVVICGGGALLNGTTELADEIFGMQSARLGIPPTIGGVGGEYRSPEFASVVGLILHAFDDQSKNGEVSNLRNEKSGFVVSKIKNLLKELF; this comes from the coding sequence ATGAATAATGATATAATTGTCGGATTGGATATAGGAACAAAGAATATTAGAGTTGTTGTTGCCGAAAAAAATGAAGAGAGTCATTTACAGGTTGTCGGTATAGGAATAAGTGCTTCAACAGGAATGAGAAAGGGTGTTGTAACAAATATTGAAAGTACTGTTCAAGGTATAAATAAAGCTGTTGAAGCAGCTGAGGTTATGTCGGGAATAGATATAAGTCATTGTGTTATAGGTTTAGGCGGTGTTCATATAGAAGGTTTGAATTCTCGCGGAGTCTTTCCTATAAGAGATAAGGGAAAAAATAACAGAGAGATAGACCGTTCCGATATTGAGGCTGTTATCAATTCAGCGAAAGCGGTGGTTATTCCGATGGATAGACAAATAATTCATGTGATACCTCAATCTTATACTGTAGATAAACAGCGGGGGATTAAAGATCCTATTAATATGATCGGTGTAAGACTTGAAGCTGAGGTTCATGTAATTACAGGAGCTGTAACATCCATAAAGAATATACCTAATTGTGTTACAAGAGCTAATTTAAATATAGACGGATTAATGCATAACGGCTTGGCTGATGTTAGATCTGTAATGACAAAGGATGAGCAAGACTTAGGTTCTATTTTGATTGATATTGGTGCAGGAACAACAGATATAGTTGTTATGCAAAATGGAGGACCTATTATGACGGCATCTTTGCCTGTCGGCGGTATGCAAGTTACAAATGACTTGGCCGTTGTAAAAAATATCCCATTTGATACTGCTGAAAAAATAAAAATATCAAGCGGCTGCTGTTGGAGTCCTTTTGTAGAACATGATGAACAGGTGCTGCTGCCTGCCTTCGGGGGCCGAGGCCCTGAAGAAATATATCGAATGGAAATATGCGAAATACTACAAGCTAGAATGGCTGAAATTTTCGTAATGGTAAAAAATAAGGTGGATACACTTACTCAAGGTATTCATCTTGGCGGTTCTGTCGTAATATGCGGAGGCGGCGCCCTCCTGAACGGTACAACAGAGTTGGCTGACGAAATATTCGGAATGCAGTCGGCAAGATTGGGAATCCCGCCAACTATCGGAGGGGTTGGAGGAGAATATCGAAGTCCGGAATTTGCTTCAGTGGTAGGATTGATATTGCATGCATTTGATGATCAGAGCAAAAACGGAGAAGTTTCAAATCTTAGAAATGAAAAATCTGGATTTGTTGTTTCAAAAATTAAAAATCTTCTAAAAGAATTATTTTAA
- the ftsZ gene encoding cell division protein FtsZ produces the protein MLYEVIEANEKKDLVGAETPAIIKVIGAGGGGSNAVNRMMSSSMRYVDFIVANTDLQALNHSNAPLKLPIGTKITKGLGSGGDPEIGEQAAIEDREAIANAIKDADMLFITAGMGGGTGTGSAPIIAEIAKEQGILTVAVVTKPFTFEGRKRMALAEEGIKKLKESVDTVITIPNQHLLKMVDPSTPVVEAFKKADDVLRQAVQGISDLIYQHGEVNVDLADVKSVMKAQGNAHMGVGVGEGQNRAVDAATNAINNPLLEEARVEGAQNILVNICGDEKLSMHEIQEIMEIITASADPDAAIFFGATIDQAVENKVVVTLIATGFRSNDTFSIDEINANLKSMREEEEKKGLNDSSFMTSTEWATINKTKPPVLSGLGSRNRAEPSSSKEYVNIYNEKKAPSFSAMVPPVESDLETPTYYRNQNRLR, from the coding sequence ATGTTATATGAAGTTATAGAAGCTAATGAAAAAAAAGACTTGGTTGGAGCTGAAACGCCGGCTATAATAAAAGTTATAGGTGCAGGCGGAGGCGGGTCTAATGCCGTAAACAGAATGATGTCGAGCAGTATGAGGTATGTAGATTTTATAGTTGCAAATACTGATCTCCAAGCCTTAAATCATTCAAATGCTCCTTTAAAATTACCTATAGGAACTAAGATTACCAAGGGTTTAGGTTCAGGAGGTGATCCTGAAATAGGCGAGCAAGCTGCTATCGAAGACCGTGAGGCTATAGCAAATGCTATAAAGGATGCAGATATGCTTTTTATCACTGCAGGAATGGGCGGAGGTACGGGAACAGGTTCGGCGCCGATTATTGCAGAAATTGCAAAAGAGCAGGGGATCTTAACTGTTGCCGTAGTTACAAAACCTTTTACTTTTGAAGGGCGTAAAAGAATGGCTCTTGCTGAAGAAGGTATAAAAAAATTAAAGGAATCGGTTGATACGGTAATTACTATTCCCAATCAGCATCTTTTAAAAATGGTAGATCCGTCTACACCTGTTGTAGAAGCTTTTAAAAAAGCTGATGATGTCTTGCGTCAGGCCGTTCAAGGTATTTCCGATTTGATTTATCAACATGGAGAAGTAAATGTTGATTTAGCTGATGTTAAATCAGTAATGAAGGCTCAAGGAAATGCTCATATGGGTGTCGGTGTCGGTGAAGGACAGAATAGGGCCGTGGATGCTGCAACGAATGCAATAAATAATCCCCTTTTGGAAGAAGCTAGAGTTGAAGGTGCTCAAAATATTTTGGTAAATATTTGCGGTGATGAGAAGTTAAGCATGCATGAAATACAAGAAATAATGGAAATTATAACGGCAAGCGCCGATCCGGATGCAGCTATATTTTTTGGAGCAACTATTGATCAGGCTGTAGAAAATAAGGTTGTTGTTACATTGATCGCAACCGGATTTAGATCCAATGACACTTTTTCTATTGATGAAATAAATGCCAATTTAAAATCTATGCGTGAAGAGGAAGAAAAAAAAGGCTTAAATGACAGTTCTTTTATGACATCTACTGAGTGGGCTACTATAAATAAGACAAAACCTCCCGTACTTTCTGGGCTTGGTTCAAGAAATAGAGCAGAGCCTTCTTCTTCAAAAGAGTATGTCAATATTTATAATGAAAAAAAAGCTCCTTCTTTTAGTGCAATGGTTCCTCCGGTAGAATCCGATTTGGAAACACCGACATATTACAGAAATCAAAACAGGCTAAGGTAA
- a CDS encoding prolyl oligopeptidase family serine peptidase, with amino-acid sequence MQYKKSEVSDNYFGTVVSDPYRWLEDDNAPEVIAWVKEENKKTESFLSKIPFRAELKKRLEEIWDYEKRSGLFKAGNFYYFFRTEGLQNQSIMYRQSGNIKAESSPEVFFDPNKLSADGTTALKNIAFSKDGKYMAYSVSGSGSDWEEIFVFDAEKKTDTGEHIHWVKFSNIAWYKDGFFYSSYDAPDKGKSLTEKNEFQKLKYHKLGTKESDDLLIFEDKEHPLRSFSASTTEDEKTLLLTAFEVGSEGNMLFVADLSEGLPKCSNCFKQYNTHFNDSVWPLETENGFLYLLTNKQAPFYRVVKTSLNNISEKSIDEVIPQKDCLLSSAALCGGKLLTVYLRDVQDEAFICGLDGKNGTKINLPANGSISFSGTRKNEDSLFFNFTSYTTPNKIIRYDIKTNSLTDFFAPAIPINTEDFKCEQVFFKSKDGTKIPMHIVSKKDIKLDGNNPTIMYGYGGFAISLPPAFSAARMAFLEKGGIFVCVNLRGGLEYGEAWHSAGKKMKKQNVFDDFIAAGEYLIEHKYTSTKKLAIQGGSNGGLLIGAVTNQRPDLFAVAIPQVGVMDMLRYQHFTIGWAWVDEYGSSEDSKEMFEYLYAYSPLHNVKEGINYPSIMVCTGDHDDRVVPAHSFKYAQALHDTYKGENPILIRITEKTGHGAGKPTAKIIEETADIFAFIFKQTGHKI; translated from the coding sequence ATGCAATATAAAAAATCGGAAGTTTCCGACAATTATTTTGGAACCGTCGTTTCTGACCCGTACCGATGGCTTGAAGACGATAATGCACCCGAAGTCATAGCTTGGGTTAAAGAAGAGAATAAAAAAACCGAAAGTTTTTTGTCAAAGATTCCTTTTAGAGCGGAATTAAAAAAACGGCTTGAAGAAATTTGGGATTATGAAAAACGATCAGGTCTTTTTAAGGCAGGAAATTTCTATTATTTTTTTAGAACGGAAGGCTTACAAAATCAAAGCATTATGTACCGCCAAAGCGGAAACATAAAGGCGGAAAGCTCTCCTGAAGTTTTTTTCGATCCGAATAAGCTAAGCGCGGACGGAACTACGGCCTTAAAAAATATTGCCTTTTCCAAGGATGGAAAATACATGGCCTACTCCGTATCGGGAAGCGGCTCCGACTGGGAAGAAATCTTTGTCTTTGATGCCGAAAAAAAAACCGATACGGGAGAACACATCCACTGGGTAAAATTTTCCAATATTGCATGGTATAAGGACGGCTTTTTTTACAGCTCATACGATGCTCCCGATAAAGGAAAATCTTTAACCGAAAAAAATGAGTTCCAAAAGTTAAAATACCATAAACTTGGAACAAAAGAAAGCGATGACCTTCTTATTTTTGAGGACAAGGAGCATCCCTTGCGCTCTTTTTCCGCAAGTACAACTGAAGACGAGAAAACCCTCCTTCTTACCGCTTTTGAAGTAGGAAGTGAGGGCAATATGCTCTTTGTTGCAGATCTGAGCGAAGGCCTTCCTAAATGTTCAAACTGCTTTAAACAATACAACACTCATTTTAATGACAGTGTCTGGCCCCTTGAAACGGAAAACGGCTTTTTATATTTATTAACAAATAAACAAGCTCCATTTTACCGAGTTGTAAAGACATCTTTAAACAATATAAGTGAAAAGTCCATCGATGAAGTGATTCCCCAAAAAGACTGCCTTTTATCAAGCGCGGCCCTTTGCGGAGGAAAACTTCTTACGGTTTACTTGAGGGATGTTCAGGATGAGGCCTTTATCTGCGGCCTTGATGGAAAAAACGGCACAAAAATAAATCTGCCTGCAAATGGAAGTATTTCTTTTTCAGGAACACGAAAAAATGAAGACTCTTTATTTTTCAATTTTACCTCTTATACAACTCCCAACAAAATCATACGCTATGATATAAAAACAAACAGTTTAACAGACTTTTTTGCTCCTGCCATTCCAATCAACACTGAAGACTTTAAATGCGAACAGGTCTTTTTTAAGAGCAAGGACGGAACAAAGATTCCTATGCACATTGTTTCAAAAAAAGATATTAAACTCGACGGAAATAACCCGACGATTATGTATGGGTACGGAGGCTTTGCTATTTCTCTTCCGCCCGCCTTTTCTGCAGCCAGAATGGCCTTTTTGGAAAAAGGCGGCATTTTTGTCTGCGTAAATTTACGCGGCGGTCTTGAATACGGAGAAGCATGGCACTCAGCCGGAAAAAAGATGAAAAAACAAAATGTCTTCGACGATTTTATTGCAGCAGGAGAATATTTGATAGAACACAAATATACTTCAACCAAAAAACTTGCAATTCAAGGAGGCTCAAACGGAGGCCTTTTAATAGGAGCCGTAACAAACCAACGCCCTGATCTTTTTGCCGTTGCAATCCCTCAGGTTGGAGTTATGGATATGCTCCGCTACCAGCATTTTACCATAGGCTGGGCTTGGGTCGATGAATACGGAAGCAGCGAGGACAGTAAGGAGATGTTTGAATATCTTTATGCTTACTCTCCCCTCCATAATGTAAAAGAAGGTATCAATTATCCTTCCATTATGGTATGCACGGGAGACCATGATGACAGGGTTGTTCCTGCACACTCATTTAAGTATGCTCAAGCCTTGCACGATACTTACAAGGGAGAAAACCCTATCCTCATCCGTATAACCGAAAAAACGGGCCACGGAGCCGGCAAACCCACTGCAAAGATAATAGAAGAAACGGCGGATATCTTCGCCTTTATCTTTAAGCAAACCGGTCATAAAATTTAA
- the ftsW gene encoding putative lipid II flippase FtsW — translation MVKHIIAKKNINSEKYDFVFAMSILLLFGVGFATLYSGSIYYAQRLFDDHLYFVAKQIKHFIAGFIFMMFFILIDFSVLRKALPFIMLGTFILCILPFVPGVGEERNGALRWINIAGFTFQPSEMVKLSLILFLANFFDKKNGKYDEPLISIIAPFIITSLFVFLVYLGNDFSSSFFILIISIVMFFIAGVPLLWFLKGLFCFLPILILMVITKEYRMERLLSFFDPSRSPLSSGFQIQASLSALTSGGLWGQGLGNGVRKIASVPEIYSDFIFVVWAEEMGFIGVVFYIALLAIFAIFGYRISFRCKSRFGAYASFGAVTCILVQSLVNCAVVSKLLPATGIPLPFFSSGGSSLLVTFCLCGLVLNASGYVNKKGEING, via the coding sequence ATGGTAAAACATATTATTGCGAAAAAAAATATAAATTCCGAAAAATATGATTTTGTTTTTGCTATGTCTATCCTTCTTCTTTTTGGTGTGGGCTTTGCAACATTGTATTCCGGTTCCATTTATTATGCTCAGCGTCTTTTTGACGATCACCTTTATTTTGTAGCGAAGCAAATAAAACATTTTATTGCCGGATTCATTTTTATGATGTTCTTTATCCTTATAGATTTTTCTGTATTAAGGAAAGCTCTTCCGTTTATAATGCTTGGAACTTTTATCCTTTGTATTTTACCTTTTGTTCCGGGGGTAGGCGAAGAAAGGAATGGAGCTTTAAGGTGGATTAATATTGCAGGTTTTACATTTCAACCTTCAGAGATGGTTAAACTTTCTTTGATATTGTTTTTAGCTAATTTTTTTGACAAGAAGAACGGTAAATATGATGAGCCTTTGATTTCTATAATAGCTCCTTTTATTATCACCTCTCTATTTGTATTTCTGGTGTATTTGGGAAATGATTTTTCTTCTTCCTTCTTTATTTTGATTATTTCGATTGTGATGTTTTTTATAGCAGGCGTTCCGCTTTTATGGTTTTTAAAAGGTTTATTTTGTTTTTTACCTATTTTAATTTTAATGGTTATAACAAAAGAATACCGTATGGAGCGTCTTCTTTCATTTTTTGACCCTTCCAGAAGTCCATTGAGTTCAGGATTTCAAATTCAGGCTTCTCTTAGTGCATTAACAAGCGGAGGACTTTGGGGGCAAGGTTTGGGAAATGGTGTCCGTAAGATAGCCAGTGTTCCTGAAATATATTCGGATTTTATCTTTGTAGTTTGGGCGGAAGAAATGGGTTTTATAGGTGTTGTTTTTTATATTGCGCTGCTTGCAATTTTTGCGATTTTCGGATACCGCATTTCTTTTAGATGTAAAAGCCGTTTCGGTGCCTATGCATCATTTGGGGCTGTAACATGTATTTTAGTACAATCGCTTGTAAACTGCGCTGTCGTTTCAAAGCTTCTTCCCGCTACCGGAATACCTTTACCTTTTTTCTCATCCGGAGGTTCATCTTTACTTGTTACTTTTTGCTTATGCGGTTTAGTTTTAAATGCATCCGGGTATGTAAATAAAAAAGGAGAAATAAATGGCTGA